The window TCATCAGGGACTGTGACGAGCAGGACATTTCCATGAAAGGTTTCTGTCATCGCTCTTTCCAGCATAGAAAGCTGTACAGTAAGACCTGCTTTCATATCCATGGCACCTCTTCCAAACAACCAGTCACCTGAAGCTAGATCTTCTCTTGCTCTTTTTGGGAGAAGCGCACTTTTTTGAGAAAATGACGCCATTAACTCTTCTGGCTTGCATGCCATGTTTTGAAATTCACCGTAATCTTCTGTATCGACGACATCGAAATGACTAAGCAGTAACACGGTACGAGAAAGCGAACTGCGCTTTACAAGCGCCGTTAAATAATACCGGCCATCTTTCATCGGATGCAAAGCCAAATGATCAGGGTTCTGCTTGAAATAAGGCCGCTCCCTCAGCAAATAATATAAATATTCAGCTAACGCGACTTCTCCAGTTGTACCCGATATGCTTTCATACTGCATAAGAGCGGTGAGCAGTTCCTTTAGTTCACTCTCTGTTTGCCATTTCATCCCTTTTCCCCCTTTGTTGTCTCTATCTCTCCATTATACAAAAACGCGTATAAAAGCTATATTCTTTGAGCACCTTTTATGACGAAAGTTTGAATGGCTGTTATAATCGGCTATACAATTCCATGAGGAGGCGAAGGTATTTGGAAACAAAACTCTTTTCACCTTGGACATTAAAAGGTGTTACACTGAAAAACCGCATCGTGATGTCCCCGATGTGTATGTATTCATCCTATGACCATGATGGGAAATTACAGCCTTTCCACTTTACACATTATATTTCCCGTGCCCAAGGTCAGGCTGGCCTGATCATGGTGGAGGCAAGTGCTGTTTCTCCCGAGGGAAGAATTAGTGATCAAGACCTCGGTATTTGGAGTGATGAGCACATTGAAGGATTTGCTTCATTAAACGAACAAATCAAAGCATACGGAACCAAGACAGCTATCCAGCTGGCTCATGCAGGGCGTAAGGCTGAACTAGGTGGTGACATCCTGGCACCATCAAGCATTCCATTTGATGAACAGTCTAAAACCCCTGCCGAGATGTCTATCGATCAAATCAAAGATACCGTTCAGGCGTTTCAGGATGCAGCTGTCCGAGCAAAAAAGGCTGGCTTTGACATCATTGAAATTCATGGGGCGCATGGCTATTTGATCAATGAATTTCTTTCACCGCTGGCAAATCATCGAACAGATGACTATGGCGGTTCACCAGAGAACCGTTATCGTTTCTTAAGAGAAGTCATCGATGCAGTCAATGAAGTATGGGACGGACCATTATTTGTCCGTGTGTCTGCTTCTGATTACACGACAAAAGGACTTGATATTGCAGATTACATTGGCATTGCTACATGGCTGAAGGAACAAGGTGTCGACTTAATCGATGTCAGCTCAGGCGCTGTCGTACAGGCGAAAATCAACACATTCCCTGGCTACCAAGTGACCTTCGCAGAAAAAATAAAAGAAGGTGCCGGTATTCAAACAGGGGCAGTCGGTCTGATCACATCTGGTGTACAGGCAGAGGAAATTTTACGAAATCAGCGTGCAGACTTAATCTTTATAGGCAGAGAATTTTTACGGGATCCATACTTTCCAAAAACAGCTGCTCAAGAACTTCGTACATCTATCGAAGGCCCGCGTCAATATGACCGCGCTTGGTAAAAGCTCATAGAAAAAAAGGTGTCTATTTTTTGAAATAGGCATCTTTTTTGTTTTTAAGAGAAACATATCAGCCTTTTGTGCCGTCTTTTAGCTAAAGAACCACTTAGAGGAGATGGAAGAATGAACTCGGCAATGATTGAAAGAATGTATCATATAGATGGACATCATTTTTATACAAAACATCGTCAAGGCAAAAGGCAAGCCACCATTATCTTTGAAGCAGGCTACGGCATTTCGGGTGATACGTGGTCGAATATGGCCCGCGATATTGATCCTGAGCTTGGGGTTTTCTTATACGATCGATTAGGAAATGGAAAGAGCAGTGACAGCAGTGAAGGAAGAACATTGCATGATCTTGCAGATGATTTAGATGCGCTGCTAGAAGAAGCCAATATTCAGCCGCCCTTTATCATTGTGGCTCACTCATTTGGCTCTCTTGTCAGCCGGTTATGGGCAAGCCGCAGAGGAGATGACGTCATTGGCATGGTGATGTTAGACCCAGCAAGTGAGGAGCAAGAACAGGTCATCCTGCCGCTTTTATCAAAGGAAGAACGCACCTTATATATGGCGCAATTCAAAGGAGAATGTACGCATGAGGACTTTCAGCAAATGCTAAGTACAATGAAAGAGGAGCAAACCCATTATGGGATGATGCCGCTCCTTGTCATTTCATCAGGTAAGAGCCGATTGTTTCATCCAGCGCATGAAGCTTGGCTCAGACTTCATAAACGGATGCTGTCTTTGTCATCCCAAAGCGGATGGATTCAGGCGCAGAACAGCTCGCACTATATTCATCATGATGAACCGCATATTGTGCAGCTTGCGATCTATGATGTATGGTGCGCAGCCAAACAACCTGTTTCCTATTATCAAACAGCCAATTAAAAACAAAAACTCCTTGACTAGTTATCAGTCAAGGAGTTTTCTTTTCTTTATGCCGTTGGAGCAGACTGACTTTTTTTAGAAAGCAGCTTTTCAATGCTGACAAGCTGAACACATAATGTAAAGATGTCAATCGCTTGCTCTAGCTCTTCAAGTGTTGGGAACGTTGGCGCAATGCGAATGTTACGATCAAGCGGGTCTTTTCCATAAGGATATGTCGCGCCTGCACCTGTCATTGTAACACCTGCTTCTTTTGCCTTTTGCACAACAGCTTTTGCACAATGATCGAGCGTATTTAAACTAATGAAATATCCGCCATTTGGCTTGTGCCATTCAGCGATGTCTTTCCCGCCAAGTGTTTCATCAAGAATGGAAAGAACGAGGTCAAACTTTGGCTTAATGATCGCTGCATGTTTTTTCATATGTTCCTTCAAGCCTTCTGGATTCTTGAAGAAACGAAGATGTCTTAATTGATTGATTTTGTCTGGTCCGATCGTTTGAATTGATAATTGCTTTTGAGTGAAGCTCACATTGTCCGGGCTAGACGCCATCAGTGCAATACCTGAGCCTGGGAATGTAATTTTAGAAGTAGACGCAAACATAAACACACGATTTGGGTGCCCTGCTTCCTCTACTGCTTGAAAAATATCTTTTAACGTATCAGGCGTATCAGTTAGATGATGGACTGCGTATGCATCATCCCAAAAAATGCGGAAGTCGTCTGCTTTTGTTTTCATAGAAGCGAGGCGGTCAACAACCTCATCTGAATACGTAATGCCATCTGGGTTGCTATATTTTGGCACACACCAAATGCCTTTAATCGCTTCATCTTCTGCGACCAATTTTTCTACCTGATCCATATCAGGTCCATCAGCCTTCATATCGACTGTGATCATCTCTATGTTAAATAGCTCACAAATGGCAAAGTGACGGTCATATCCTGGGCTTGGTGCAAGGAATTTTACTTTTGGTAGCTTTCCCCAAGGTGTTTTGCTGTCATATACGCCGTGAGTCATGGCACGGGCAATGGTATCGTGCATCATATTAAGGCTGGAATTACCGCCGATGATGATTTGTTCTGGCTTCAGATTGAGTACATCTGCAAAAAATGTCTTCGTTTCAGGAAGCCCTGTCAAGCCGCCATAGTTTCGCACATCTGTGCCATCTTCAGCAGTCATCGCATCCTTTGATGTCACAACATCGAGCATGCCCATAGACAAATCGAGCTGTTTTGGTGAAGGTTTTCCTCTAGACATGTCTAAGTGTAAGTTTTTACTTTTATAAGTTTCGTACTCATTTTGTAGTGCTGCATATAGGTCATTTAATTCTGCTTCACTTAACGCTGTAAAACCGCTCATCTTTGATTGTGCCTCCCGTATTCTTCATAGTTTCATTCGTCATTTGTTTTTTCTTCACCATTTTACCACTACCTGAAAAAGAGAGTCATTATAAATATCAAAAAAATCACACAACTTTTTTTGACGATTCATCCAATTTTTACAGCGTGCGGTCAATGGAAAAAGAAAAGAAATCATGTGCAGCTTCTGTCAGCGGGAATATATCGCGGGCTTCTTTCAATAGTTGTTTCAGTGCCTCTTCTCCTTGGTAACGTGCACTAATATGGGTCAAAATTAATCTTTTTGCGCCTGCTTCCTGCGCCGTTTTCGCTGCTTGTTCTGTCGTGCTGTGATAATAATTGTAGGCTAGATCAGCATCTTCTTTACCGAATGTTGCTTCATGGACTAACACATCCGCATCTTTGGCAAGCCTTGTTATATTCTCGCATAAACGGGTATCTC is drawn from Bacillus pumilus and contains these coding sequences:
- the namA gene encoding NADPH dehydrogenase NamA gives rise to the protein METKLFSPWTLKGVTLKNRIVMSPMCMYSSYDHDGKLQPFHFTHYISRAQGQAGLIMVEASAVSPEGRISDQDLGIWSDEHIEGFASLNEQIKAYGTKTAIQLAHAGRKAELGGDILAPSSIPFDEQSKTPAEMSIDQIKDTVQAFQDAAVRAKKAGFDIIEIHGAHGYLINEFLSPLANHRTDDYGGSPENRYRFLREVIDAVNEVWDGPLFVRVSASDYTTKGLDIADYIGIATWLKEQGVDLIDVSSGAVVQAKINTFPGYQVTFAEKIKEGAGIQTGAVGLITSGVQAEEILRNQRADLIFIGREFLRDPYFPKTAAQELRTSIEGPRQYDRAW
- a CDS encoding alpha/beta fold hydrolase gives rise to the protein MNSAMIERMYHIDGHHFYTKHRQGKRQATIIFEAGYGISGDTWSNMARDIDPELGVFLYDRLGNGKSSDSSEGRTLHDLADDLDALLEEANIQPPFIIVAHSFGSLVSRLWASRRGDDVIGMVMLDPASEEQEQVILPLLSKEERTLYMAQFKGECTHEDFQQMLSTMKEEQTHYGMMPLLVISSGKSRLFHPAHEAWLRLHKRMLSLSSQSGWIQAQNSSHYIHHDEPHIVQLAIYDVWCAAKQPVSYYQTAN
- a CDS encoding aminotransferase class I/II-fold pyridoxal phosphate-dependent enzyme — translated: MSGFTALSEAELNDLYAALQNEYETYKSKNLHLDMSRGKPSPKQLDLSMGMLDVVTSKDAMTAEDGTDVRNYGGLTGLPETKTFFADVLNLKPEQIIIGGNSSLNMMHDTIARAMTHGVYDSKTPWGKLPKVKFLAPSPGYDRHFAICELFNIEMITVDMKADGPDMDQVEKLVAEDEAIKGIWCVPKYSNPDGITYSDEVVDRLASMKTKADDFRIFWDDAYAVHHLTDTPDTLKDIFQAVEEAGHPNRVFMFASTSKITFPGSGIALMASSPDNVSFTQKQLSIQTIGPDKINQLRHLRFFKNPEGLKEHMKKHAAIIKPKFDLVLSILDETLGGKDIAEWHKPNGGYFISLNTLDHCAKAVVQKAKEAGVTMTGAGATYPYGKDPLDRNIRIAPTFPTLEELEQAIDIFTLCVQLVSIEKLLSKKSQSAPTA